One window of the Hemitrygon akajei chromosome 5, sHemAka1.3, whole genome shotgun sequence genome contains the following:
- the LOC140727348 gene encoding interferon alpha-21-like, whose translation MAPLQLDVTEKISAERCSVTGGRLPRQCVTERLSLKTKPLELVKLSAEVHAQDRIWIVHQTVHHLRRIYSMNLSSVSWVQSSVELLQLLLDRQLRVLDVCVRKPGSESRPRKNAVILKYFQKLREFLKQKGFSNCAWEITRTETMTNLKQLLLIMAKISRDH comes from the exons ATGGCACCACTGCAGTTGGATGTAACAGAGAAGATCAGCGCTGAAAGATGCAGTGTTACG GGTGGCCGCCTCCCTCGACAGTGTGTGACTGAGAGGCTGTCGTTGAAAACCAAGCCCTTGGAGCTGGTGAAACTTTCGGCGGAGGTTCAT GCCCAGGACCGGATCTGGATTGTCCATCAGACCGTGCATCACCTCCGCAGGATCTACAGTATGAACCTGAGCTCAGTCAGCTGGGTCCAGAGCTCAGTGGAACTCCTCCAGCTTCTCTTGGATCGGCAGCTCCGAGTGCTGGATGTCTGTGTCCGGAAACCAGGCTCAGAGTCCAGGCCAAGGAAGAATGCCGTAATTCTTAAATACTTTCAGAAATTGAGAGAGTTTCTGAAACAGAAG GGATTCAGCAACTGTGCCTGGGAGATAACCCGCACTGAGACCATGACGAATTTGAAACAGCTCCTTCTCATTATGGCAAAAATCAGCAGAGATCACTGA